From Camelus dromedarius isolate mCamDro1 chromosome 12, mCamDro1.pat, whole genome shotgun sequence, the proteins below share one genomic window:
- the LOC105090077 gene encoding olfactory receptor 8K3-like, which produces METHNGTVVNKFILMGITDRPELRAPLFGLFLVIYMISVVGNLGMVILTKVDSRLQTPMYFFLRHLALTDLGYSTTVGPKMLVNFVVDQNTISYYSCAVQLAFFLVFIVTEIFILSAMSYDRYVAICNPLLYTVIMSQRVCWVLVAVPYLYSTFVSLLVTVKVFNSSFCGYNVISHFYCDSLPLISLLCSNTHETEMIILILAGFDLISSLLIVLVSYLLILESILRMNSAEGRRKAFSTCGSHLTVVTVFYGTLIFMYVQPESSHSFDTDKVASIFYTLVIPMLNPLIYSLRNKDVKCALQRTWKKLYNNFSQSLHTI; this is translated from the coding sequence ATGGAAACACACAATGGAACTGTGGTGAACAAATTCATTCTCATGGGCATCACAGACCGCCCTGAGCTGCGGGCTCCGTTATTTGGGCTCTTCCTTGTCATCTACATGATCTCAGTGGTGGGCAACTTGGGCATGGTCATCCTCACCAAGGTGGACTCCAGGCTGCAGacacccatgtacttcttcctcagaCACCTGGCTCTTACTGATCTAGGTTATTCAACAACAGTTGGACCCAAAATGTTGGTAAATTTTGTTGTGGATCAAAATACTATCTCTTATTATTCTTGTGCTGTACAATTagccttttttcttgtttttattgttactgaaatttttattctgtcaGCAATGTcctatgaccgctatgtggccatctgtaacCCTCTGCTCTACACAGTCATCATGTCACAAAGGGTCTGTTGGGTGCTGGTGGCAGTCCCCTATCTCTATAGCACATTTGTGTCTCTTCTAGTCACTGTAAAGGTATTTAATTCATCCTTCTGTGGCTACAATGTCATCAGTCATTTCTACTGTGACAGTCTCCCCTTGATATCTTTACTCTGCTCAAATACTCATGAAACTGAAATGATTATTCTGATTTTAGctggttttgatttgatttcatCCCTTCTGATAGTTCTCGTGTCTTACCTGCTCATTCTTGAGTCTATTCTCAGGATGAACTCTGCTGAAGGTAGGAGGAAGGCTTTTTCTACCTGTGGGTCGCACCTGACTGTGGTCACAGTGTTCTACGGGactttgatttttatgtatgtgcAACCAGAGTCCAGTCATTCCTTTGACACTGATAAAGTGGCATCTATATTTTATACCCTTGTCATCCCCATGTTAAATCCCTTGATCTATAGCTTGAGGAACAAAGATGTGAAATGTGCCCTACAAAGGACGTGGAAAAAACTATACAATAATTTTTCTCAAAGTTTACATACAATATGA
- the LOC135322649 gene encoding olfactory receptor 8K3-like, producing the protein METHNGTALSEFILMGITDRPELQAPLFGLFLVIYMISVVGNLGMVILTMVDTRLQTPMYFFLKHLSLTDLGYSTTVGPKMLASFVVDENTISYYFCATQGAFYIMFIISEFFILSLMSYDRYVAICNPLLYTVIMSQRVCQLLVAVPYLYSTFVSLLVTVKIFNLSFCGYNVISHFYCDCLSLLSLLCSDMQDIELIIMIFSVFNLISSLLVVLVSYLCILVTILRMNSTGGRHKAWSTCGSHLTVATVFYGTLFFMYLQPKSRHSFDTDKVTSIFYTLIIPMLNPLIYSLRNKDVKYAANRIWRKICNIFS; encoded by the coding sequence ATGGAAACGCACAATGGAACCGCGCTGAGCGAGTTCATTCTCATGGGCATCACAGACCGCCCTGAGCTGCAGGCTCCGTTATTTGGGCTCTTCCTCGTCATCTACATGATCTCAGTGGTGGGCAACTTGGGCATGGTCATCCTCACTATGGTGGACACCAGGCTACAGacacccatgtacttcttcctcaaaCATCTGTCTCTCACTGATCTGGGTTATTCAACAACCGTGGGACCCAAAATGTTAGCAAGTTTTGTTGTGGATGAAAATACAATCTCCTATTACTTTTGTGCCACACAAGGAGCTTTCTACATTATGTTCATcattagtgaatttttcattctgTCACTAATGTcctatgaccgctacgtggccatctgtaaCCCTCTGCTCTACACAGTCATCATGTCACAAAGGGTGTGTCAGCTGCTGGTGGCAGTCCCCTATCTCTATAGCACATTTGTGTCTCTTCTAGTCACtgtaaagatatttaatttatccTTCTGTGGCTACAATGTCATCAGTCATTTCTACTGTGACTGTCTTTCCTTGTTATCTTTGCTCTGCTCAGATATGCAGGATATTGAATTGATTATTATGATTTTCTCAGTGTTTAATTTGATTTCATCCCTTCTGGTGGTTCTTGTCTCTTACCTGTGTATCCTTGTAACCATTCTCAGGATGAACTCCACTGGGGGTCGGCACAAGGCTTGGTCTACCTGTGGATCCCACCTGACAGTGGCGACAGTGTTCTATGGGACtttattctttatgtatttgcAGCCCAAGTCCAGACATTCCTTTGATACTGACAAAGTGACTTCTATATTTTATACCCTCATTATCCCCATGTTGAATCCCTTGATCTATAGCTTGAGGaacaaagatgtaaaatatgcTGCTAAtaggatatggagaaaaatatgcaatatcttttcttaa
- the LOC105090043 gene encoding olfactory receptor 8K3-like, with amino-acid sequence MKADKMETHNGTMLTEFILTGLTNRPQLRAPLFGLFLVIYVISVVGNLGMVILTKVDSRLQTPMYFFLRHLALTDLGYSTTVGPKMLVNFVVDQNTISYYFCATQLAFFIMFIISELFILSAMSYDRYVAICNPLLYTVIMSQRVCRVLVAVPYLYSTFVSLLVTVKIFNSSFCGYSVISHFYCDSLPLISLLCSNTHEIELIILILSGLNLIFSLLIVVVSYLLILVAILRMNSSEGRRKAFSTCGSHLTVVTVFYGTLIFMYVKPKSSHSFDTDKVASIFYTLVIPMLNPLIYSLRNKDVKYALQRMQKNRCHIFS; translated from the exons ATGAAGGCAGACAAA ATGGAAACACACAATGGAACCATGCTGACCGAATTCATTCTCACGGGACTCACAAACCGCCCTCAGCTGCGGGCTCCGTTATTTGGGCTCTTCCTCGTCATCTACGTGATCTCTGTGGTGGGCAACTTGGGCATGGTCATCCTCACCAAGGTGGACTCCAGGCTGCAGacacccatgtacttcttcctcagaCACCTGGCTCTTACTGATCTGGGTTATTCAACAACGGTGGGCCCCAAAATGTTGGTAAATTTTGTTGTGGATCAAAATACAATCTCCTATTACTTTTGTGCAACACAGCTGGCTTTCTTCATCATGTTCATCATTAGTGAACTTTTCATTCTGTCGGCAATGTcctatgaccgctacgtggccatctgtaaCCCTCTGCTCTACACAGTCATCATGTCTCAAAGGGTGTGTCGGGTGCTGGTGGCAGTCCCCTATCTCTATAGCACATTTGTGTCTCTTCTAGTCACTGTAAAGATATTTAATTCATCCTTCTGTGGCTACAGTGTCATCAGTCATTTCTACTGTGACAGTCTCCCCTTGATATCTTTGCTCTGCTCGAACACACATGAAATTGAATTAATCATTCTTATCTTATCAGGATTGAATTTGATTTTCTCCCTTTTGATAGTTGTTGTGTCTTACTTGCTCATCCTTGTAGCCATTCTCAGGATGAACTCTTCTGAAGGTAGGAGGAAGGCTTTTTCTACCTGTGGTTCTCACCTGACAGTGGTCACCGTGTTCTACGGGACTTTAATATTTATGTACGTGAAGCCCAAGTCCAGTCATTCCTTTGACACTGATAAAGTGGCATCTATATTTTATACCCTTGTCATCCCCATGTTAAATCCCTTGATCTATAGCTTGAGGaacaaagatgtaaaatatgcCCTACAAAGAATGCAGAAAAATCGCTGCCATATCTTTTCTTAA
- the LOC105090041 gene encoding olfactory receptor 8K3, with translation METHNLTMLSEFILMGITDRPELQAPLFGLFLVIYVISVVGNLGMVILTKVDSRLQTPMYFFLRHLALTDLGYSTTVGPKMLVNFVVDQNTISYYFCATQLAFFIMFIISELFILSAMSYDRYVAICNPLLYTVIMSQKVCQMLVAVPYLYSTFVSLLVTIKLFNLSFCGYNVINHFYCDNFPLISLLCSNTHEIEYMIMIFSAFNLIFTFAIVLVSYLLIFVAILRMNSAEGRRKAFSTCGSHLTVVTVFYGTLTFMYVKPKSSHSFDTDKVASIFYTLVIPMLNPLIYSLRNKDVKYALQRTWKKLCHIFS, from the coding sequence ATGGAAACACACAACCTAACTATGCTGAGCGAATTCATTCTCATGGGCATCACAGACCGCCCTGAGCTGCAGGCTCCGTTATTTGGGCTCTTCCTCGTCATCTACGTGATCTCTGTGGTGGGCAACTTGGGCATGGTCATCCTCACCAAGGTGGACTCCAGGCTGCAGacacccatgtacttcttcctcagaCACCTGGCTCTTACTGATCTGGGTTATTCAACAACGGTGGGCCCCAAAATGTTGGTAAATTTTGTTGTGGATCAAAATACAATCTCCTATTACTTTTGTGCAACACAGCTGGCTTTCTTCATCATGTTCATCATTAGTGAACTTTTCATTCTGTCGGCAATGTcctatgaccgctacgtggccatctgtaaCCCTCTGCTCTACACAGTCATCATGTCCCAGAAGGTGTGTCAGATGCTGGTGGCAGTCCCCTATCTCTATAGCACATTTGTGTCTCTTCTAGTCAccataaaactttttaatttatcCTTCTGTGGCTATAATGTCATCAATCATTTCTACTGTGACAATTTCCCCTTGATATCTTTGCTTTGCTCGAACACACATGAAATCGAATATATGATAATGATTTTCTCagcttttaatttgattttcacCTTTGCGATAGTTCTCGTGTCTTACCTGCTCATCTTTGTAGCTATTCTCAGGATGAACTCTGCTGAAGGTAGGAGGAAGGCTTTTTCTACCTGTGGATCCCACCTGACAGTGGTCACCGTGTTCTACGGGACTTTGACATTTATGTATGTGAAACCCAAGTCCAGTCATTCCTTTGACACTGATAAAGTGGCATCTATATTTTATACCCTTGTCATCCCCATGTTAAATCCCTTGATCTATAGCTTGAGGaacaaagatgtaaaatatgcCCTACAAAGGACGTGGAAAAAACTCTGCCATATCTTTTCTTAA
- the LOC105090040 gene encoding olfactory receptor 8K3, whose product MENYNQTVLSKFILMGITDHPELQAPLFGLFLVIYVISVVGNLGMVILTKVDSRLQTPMYFFLRHLAFTDLGYSTTVGPKMLVNFVADQNKISYYFCASQLAFFLVFIISELFILSAMSYDRYVAICNPLLYTVVMSQRVCRVLVAVPYLYSTFVSLLVTVKIFNLSFCGYNVIKHFYCDSLPLISLLCSNTHEIELIILILAGFNLIFSLLIILVSYLLILESVLKMNSAEGRHKAFSTCGSHLTVVTVFYGTLIFMYVQPESSHSFDTDKVASIFYALVIPMLNPLIYSLRNKDVKCALQRTWKKLYNVFS is encoded by the coding sequence ATGGAAAACTACAATCAAACAGTGCTGAGCAAATTCATTCTCATGGGCATCACAGACCACCCTGAGCTGCAGGCTCCGTTATTTGGGCTCTTCCTCGTCATCTATGTGATCTCAGTGGTGGGCAACTTGGGCATGGTCATCCTCACCAAGGTGGACTCCAGGCTGCAGacacccatgtacttcttcctcagaCACCTGGCTTTTACCGATCTGGGTTATTCAACTACCGTAGGACCCAAAATGTTGGTAAACTTTGTTGCAGATCAAAATAAAATCTCCTATTATTTCTGTGCCTCACAACTAGCTTTCTTTCTTGTGTTCATCATTAGTGAACTTTTCATTCTGTCGGCAATGTcctatgaccgctacgtggccatctgtaaCCCTCTGCTCTACACAGTCGTCATGTCTCAAAGGGTGTGTCGGGTGCTGGTGGCAGTCCCCTATCTCTACAGCACATTTGTTTCTCTTCTAGTCACtgtaaagatatttaatttatccTTCTGTGGCTACAATGTCATTAAGCATTTCTACTGTGACAGTCTTCCTTTGATATCTTTGCTCTGCTCAAACACTCATGAAATTGAACTGATTATTCTGATCTTAGCaggttttaatttgattttctcccTTCTGATAATTCTCGTGTCTTACCTGCTCATTCTTGAATCCGTTCTCAAGATGAACTCTGCTGAAGGTCGGCACAAGGCTTTTTCTACCTGTGGATCCCACCTGACAGTGGTCACAGTGTTCTACGGGactttgatttttatgtatgtgcAACCAGAGTCCAGTCATTCCTTTGACACTGATAAAGTGGCATCTATATTTTATGCCCTTGTCATCCCCATGTTAAATCCCTTGATCTATAGCTTGAGGAACAAAGATGTGAAATGTGCCCTACAAAGGACGTGGAAAAAACTATACAATGTTTTCTCTTAA